In one window of Prevotella fusca JCM 17724 DNA:
- a CDS encoding GDSL-type esterase/lipase family protein has translation MNMKKRTIVLFGLLLMVLTVVAGGRIKVACVGNSVTWGMTITDREKYCYPSQLQQMLGEGYEVRNFGHSGTTLLCRGHRPYVNQKEYKEALDFKADLVVIHLGLNDTDPRNWPEHSEEFNTDYISLIDSFRQANPKAKIWICLMTPIFDRHPRFESGTRDWHEQIQKHIRQVAKAARLPLIDLNTPLYSRPDLLADAIHPNAEGAKIIAETVYGALTGNYGGLALSPLYTDGMVVQRSKPVIFRGKANTGETVRVNFNGRTLSAIADGAGKWRVSFPAEKAGGPYHAVISTKKEKLTIKDIYVGEVWLCSGQSNMELPVNAVQSRKQDLDEADRQTRLHLFNMSAIYPTNAVAWSAAACDSVNRHQYLRVGPWRNCSRESLSGFSAVAYHFGKKLADSLQVPVGIICNAVGGTTTESWIDRRTLEQRMPAILRDWYHGDFGMKWARERALQNVSVSKNPLQRHPYAPAYMFEAGMLPLKGYDVKGVVWYQGESNAHNMELHERLFPMLQKSWRRFFHNPELPFYFVQLSSLNRPSWPRFRDSQRRMASTLRNTWMAVTTDVGDSLDVHYTNKKPVGERLGLQALHHSYDYKIESEGPVCHSVSVKDNGLELQFTHAQSLSANGSRLVGFEVAGADGIYFPAEAQITSSNTLLVRSSSVTRPLYVRYGWQPFTRANLVNEAGLPCSTFQWKVRK, from the coding sequence ATGAATATGAAGAAAAGAACAATCGTCTTGTTTGGACTACTTTTGATGGTGCTTACAGTTGTTGCTGGCGGCAGAATCAAGGTGGCATGTGTGGGAAACAGTGTGACATGGGGCATGACAATTACTGACAGGGAGAAGTATTGCTACCCGTCACAGTTACAACAGATGTTAGGAGAAGGGTATGAGGTGAGAAATTTCGGACACTCCGGTACTACTTTGCTTTGTCGTGGACATCGCCCTTATGTGAATCAGAAAGAGTATAAGGAGGCGTTGGATTTCAAGGCAGACCTTGTTGTTATTCATCTCGGACTCAATGATACTGACCCACGTAACTGGCCAGAACACAGTGAGGAGTTCAATACAGATTATATCAGTTTGATTGACAGCTTCCGGCAGGCAAATCCTAAGGCAAAGATTTGGATATGCCTTATGACGCCTATTTTTGACCGTCATCCTCGTTTTGAGAGTGGTACACGTGACTGGCATGAGCAGATTCAGAAGCATATACGTCAGGTAGCTAAGGCGGCACGGCTTCCATTGATTGATTTGAATACGCCTTTGTACAGTCGTCCTGACCTTCTTGCTGATGCAATTCATCCGAATGCTGAGGGCGCAAAGATTATCGCCGAGACTGTGTATGGAGCCTTGACCGGCAACTATGGTGGTCTTGCTCTTTCTCCACTTTATACGGATGGCATGGTTGTTCAGCGCAGCAAGCCTGTTATCTTCCGAGGCAAAGCAAATACAGGTGAGACTGTCAGGGTGAATTTCAACGGTCGTACACTCTCAGCCATAGCTGATGGGGCAGGGAAGTGGAGAGTTTCTTTCCCGGCAGAAAAGGCAGGTGGACCTTATCATGCAGTGATAAGTACGAAGAAAGAGAAACTTACAATTAAGGATATATATGTTGGTGAGGTGTGGCTTTGTTCGGGACAATCGAATATGGAATTGCCTGTGAACGCTGTACAGAGCAGAAAACAGGACTTGGACGAAGCTGACAGACAGACTCGCCTGCATCTGTTTAATATGTCTGCCATCTATCCAACAAATGCCGTTGCATGGTCGGCTGCAGCCTGTGACTCAGTAAATCGTCATCAGTACCTTCGTGTCGGACCATGGCGCAACTGCTCCCGTGAGTCATTGAGCGGCTTCTCAGCCGTTGCTTATCACTTTGGTAAGAAGTTGGCTGACAGTCTGCAGGTACCTGTGGGCATCATTTGTAATGCTGTTGGCGGAACGACTACGGAGTCGTGGATTGACCGTAGGACGTTAGAACAGCGTATGCCTGCTATCCTCCGCGACTGGTATCATGGTGATTTCGGTATGAAATGGGCACGAGAGAGGGCGTTGCAGAATGTCAGTGTGAGCAAAAATCCGCTGCAGCGTCATCCCTATGCACCAGCTTATATGTTTGAGGCAGGTATGCTTCCTTTGAAGGGTTATGATGTCAAAGGCGTTGTATGGTATCAAGGTGAATCCAATGCGCACAATATGGAATTACATGAACGGTTATTCCCCATGTTGCAGAAGAGCTGGCGCAGGTTCTTCCACAATCCGGAACTGCCGTTCTATTTCGTACAGCTTTCAAGTTTGAATCGTCCGTCATGGCCACGTTTCCGTGACTCTCAACGTCGTATGGCATCAACACTGCGTAATACATGGATGGCTGTGACAACGGATGTAGGTGACTCCCTGGACGTACATTATACGAACAAGAAGCCTGTTGGTGAGCGGCTTGGTTTGCAGGCATTGCATCATAGTTATGATTACAAGATTGAGTCTGAGGGACCTGTCTGTCATTCGGTGTCGGTGAAGGACAATGGTCTTGAACTTCAGTTCACCCATGCTCAATCGCTGTCTGCCAATGGCAGCCGTCTTGTTGGCTTTGAAGTAGCAGGTGCTGATGGTATCTACTTTCCTGCTGAGGCACAGATAACATCGTCAAACACACTCCTTGTCAGGTCTTCCTCTGTTACACGTCCTCTCTATGTCCGTTATGGCTGGCAACCCTTCACACGTGCCAATCTTGTGAATGAAGCGGGACTGCCATGTAGTACATTCCAATGGAAGGTTAGGAAGTGA
- a CDS encoding 5-formyltetrahydrofolate cyclo-ligase, which translates to MKQFDKAALRKEVRARKKKFSTEELIEQSRPIIEHVLGHPRLKESKTVLLYNSLPDEVYTHDLIQQLHTDGKTVLLPVVISDTEMELRLYHGSEAFETSTYGILEPTGEAFTDFSSIDFALIPGMAFDAQRNRLGRGKGYYDRFLPLLTNAYKLGICFPFQFLPSIPTEETDIKVDECISILQCIL; encoded by the coding sequence ATGAAACAGTTTGATAAAGCAGCCCTACGGAAAGAGGTGAGAGCACGTAAAAAAAAGTTTTCTACGGAAGAGCTGATAGAGCAGTCCCGTCCGATTATTGAGCATGTCCTGGGCCACCCGCGTCTGAAGGAATCCAAGACAGTTCTTCTATATAATTCTCTGCCTGATGAGGTCTATACACACGACCTTATCCAGCAGCTCCATACCGATGGGAAAACAGTTCTACTTCCCGTTGTCATCAGTGATACTGAGATGGAACTCCGCCTCTATCATGGCTCAGAAGCATTTGAGACAAGTACTTACGGAATTCTTGAACCTACCGGTGAAGCCTTCACCGACTTTTCGTCTATAGATTTCGCACTCATCCCAGGCATGGCTTTTGATGCGCAACGTAACCGTCTTGGTCGTGGAAAAGGTTATTATGACCGCTTTCTGCCTCTTCTCACCAATGCCTATAAGCTCGGTATCTGTTTCCCTTTCCAATTTCTTCCAAGTATTCCGACCGAAGAGACTGACATAAAAGTGGATGAATGTATTAGTATATTACAATGTATATTATAA
- a CDS encoding S41 family peptidase: MNQNKNNRFMPLLMALCVVIGILIGTFYANHFSGNRLNIINSGSSRLSNLLHIIDDQYVDSVNIDELVDKAIPEILSELDPHSVYISAKDVQLATDDLKGSFSGVGIEFNIRQDTLRIQNVIKDGPADKAGLLAGDKVVSVNGKAFVGKEVTNEEAMHRLKGPKDSKVKIGVKRYGEKGVKMFTVTRGDIAVKSVSATYMLNDSTGYIRIKSFGERTYAEMLAALQTLNIQGADHLVIDLRDNGGGILESAVQMSNEFLPKNRLIVYTQGRKSPRIDYRSDGKGSYQHIPMVVLINEGSASAAEIFAGAMQDNDRAVIVGRRSFGKGLVQQQIQFNDGSLIRLTIARYYTPSGRCIQKPFKPGDNADYEKDILTRYQHGEFFSQDSIKHEGPAYHTQNGRIVYGGGGITPDTFVPEDTSKVTSYYKEAVMSGLILQYAFNYTDSNRKKLSGFGKMLPLANYLEHQNLVSDFVNFAEKNGLRRRNLMIMRSHSLLQDYLNSRIIYNILDEQAWIEYVNRDDTTIKAAVNVFRSPSILLLNSQQKAHRQTDSLHKTTPRR; encoded by the coding sequence ATGAATCAAAACAAGAATAACCGTTTCATGCCACTGCTGATGGCACTTTGTGTTGTCATCGGTATTCTTATTGGTACTTTCTATGCCAATCATTTCTCTGGTAACCGACTGAATATCATCAATAGCGGTAGCAGTCGGCTGAGCAATCTGCTACATATTATTGACGATCAGTATGTCGATTCAGTCAATATAGACGAGCTTGTAGACAAGGCTATCCCAGAGATTCTATCAGAACTTGATCCACATTCAGTCTATATCAGTGCAAAGGATGTGCAGTTGGCTACAGACGATTTGAAGGGTTCTTTCTCTGGTGTGGGAATAGAATTCAATATCCGACAGGATACGTTACGAATACAGAATGTCATCAAGGACGGACCTGCTGACAAGGCAGGACTGTTGGCAGGTGACAAGGTAGTGAGTGTTAACGGTAAAGCGTTTGTGGGTAAAGAGGTAACCAACGAGGAGGCTATGCACCGTCTTAAAGGACCGAAAGACTCAAAGGTAAAGATAGGTGTTAAACGGTATGGTGAGAAAGGTGTAAAGATGTTCACCGTAACACGTGGCGACATTGCGGTGAAGAGTGTTTCTGCAACTTATATGCTCAACGACTCTACAGGTTATATCCGCATCAAGAGTTTTGGCGAACGTACATATGCTGAAATGCTTGCAGCTTTACAGACACTGAACATCCAGGGAGCTGATCATTTAGTTATTGACCTTCGAGATAATGGTGGAGGCATCTTGGAGTCGGCTGTGCAGATGTCAAATGAGTTCCTGCCCAAGAATCGCCTTATTGTTTACACGCAGGGAAGAAAGAGCCCTCGTATTGACTACCGTAGCGATGGCAAAGGTAGCTACCAGCATATTCCAATGGTAGTACTTATCAATGAGGGCTCAGCTTCGGCTGCAGAAATCTTTGCAGGTGCTATGCAGGACAATGACCGAGCTGTCATTGTCGGACGCCGTTCCTTTGGTAAAGGACTGGTACAACAACAGATACAGTTTAATGATGGCAGCTTGATAAGACTGACTATCGCACGTTATTACACTCCATCGGGGCGCTGCATACAAAAGCCGTTCAAACCTGGTGACAATGCTGATTATGAGAAAGATATTCTCACACGTTACCAGCATGGTGAATTCTTCTCACAGGATAGCATCAAACACGAAGGCCCAGCCTATCATACACAGAATGGACGTATCGTCTATGGTGGTGGTGGTATTACACCTGACACATTCGTTCCTGAAGACACTTCAAAGGTAACCTCTTATTATAAGGAGGCGGTAATGAGCGGATTGATACTCCAATATGCTTTTAATTATACGGACAGCAACAGAAAGAAACTCAGTGGCTTTGGCAAGATGCTGCCTTTGGCTAACTATCTGGAACATCAGAACCTTGTGAGTGACTTCGTCAACTTTGCAGAAAAGAATGGACTGCGTCGGCGCAATCTCATGATTATGCGTTCACACTCGCTCCTACAAGACTATCTTAACAGTCGCATCATATATAACATTCTTGACGAACAGGCATGGATAGAATATGTGAACCGAGATGATACTACGATAAAGGCTGCTGTAAACGTCTTCCGCAGCCCTTCTATCCTGTTGCTTAATTCACAACAGAAGGCTCATCGTCAGACAGACTCCTTACATAAAACAACTCCCCGACGTTGA